Within the Anaerotignum faecicola genome, the region AAAGGCAACCGCAAACATCACCTTGCGCGCCTTTTTCTGCTTTCTGTTATTTATGAGGGATTCGTCTTTCCTTCTTGCCATCCTGCTCGCCTCGTTTCCTGTTTTCAAACTTTTCGTATGCCAGAATGATTTTCTGCACCAGAGGATGACGCACAACGTCCTTATTCGTCAGGGTAATCTGCCCGATGCCCTCGATACCGGAGAGAATCCTTGTTGCCTCCATCAAGCCGCTGCGCTTGCCCTCCGTCAGGTCAATCTGCGTCACATCTCCCGTAATAACCGCCTTCGAGCCATACCCGATACGGGTCAGAAACATTTTCATCTGCTCAGGTGTCGTATTCTGCGCTTCATCCAGAACGATAAACGCATTATCCAACGTGCGTCCACGCATATATGCCAGAGGGGCAACCTCAATCAGACCCTTTTCCATGTTTTTCATGAAATTTTCCGCGCCCATGATTTCATACAGCGCATCATACAGGGGACGCAGATAGGGGTCTACCTTCTGCTGCAAATCTCCGGGCAGAAAGCCCAGCTTTTCCCCCGCTTCAATGGCAGGACGGGTCAGGATAATGCGGTTCACCTCGTTATTTTTAAAGGCAGTAATCGCCATTGCCATTGCCAGATAGGTTTTCCCTGTACCGGCAGGACCAATGCCGAACACAATCGTATTATTCTTAATTAAATCAACATATTTTTTCTGCCCCAGTGTTTTGGGCTTCAGCGGTCTGCCGTTTACGGTAATGCAGATTAAATCATCATACATTTTTTCCAGCTCACGCAGGTCGGTTTCCTCTGCGGAGGAAATGAAATATTCCAGATTCTGCTCCGTAATTTCCTCGCCTTTTTTCACCAGAGCAACAAGAGAATGGAGGATATTCCAAGCCTTATGGACATCCTTTTCCTCGCCCGAAATCTTTACATCATCCCCACGATTGACAATGCTCACGCCGCACGCCTTCTCGATTTTCTTGATATTTGCATCAAACTGCCCGAATACAGGCAGAATGATATGGTTTTCCATCTGTATGGTTCTTTCAAAGCTCATTCGCGTTTTCCTGCTCCTTTTCTTCGTTCTGATTTTCTGTTTCTATGTTCTGCCTTTTCTCCTCTATTCTTTCCGCCATGGTAACTTCCGCATCTGCGCGGACACTGTTGGCGTAAACCTCATATCTGATTTGTATATCCTCTATTGTACCGTAAGAAGACAATAAATTCTCTGCATTTTTTCTTAATTTTTCTTCCAGAAGCGTTTTTGCTTCCGCCACGGTGCGCGTTTTCTGCACCGTTTCGTATGCCCGCCAGCACTCCATCCGCCATGTGAGGGGCAGTTTCCTATCCCCCAGACCGAGGGTTTTCTCGGAAAGCAGCTCCCTCTCCCACTGCACATCACTGTCGGGGTGAAGGATATCCAATTCCCTTCCCGAAAAGAGAAGGCTGTGGTTTTTCCTTTCCTCGCCGCTATAGACGGCTTCCTCATACTGCAAGGGCAGCTCCTCAGTCAGCCGCCGCCAGATGCGCGCCGTTACGGTGCCTTCCGCCGCAGTATATGCGGTATGCTGTTCCTCCCCCTCCAAGCCAATCGTCAGCGCGGAGGAAATCAGCACATCCCCCTTTTTCACTACATCCCCTGCGGCAACCAGAGGGGTTCCCCGTTCCGCAGTAATCTGCAAAATCACGCCATCCGTCGATGCAACGATATCACAGGGCGTTTCCTTATCAATGATTTCGACCCCTTCAATCGTTTCCGCAAGTCGGATGGTCGCATCTGTTCCGTGAATCCCGACGCTTACCCACGAAATGTCCGCAAAGTCCTCCAAAAGACCATTGGTGACAGCCTGTGTATCCACACTCCGTTTCCGGACACCGGGGTATAGTCCCATTTCCCTGCAGGCGGAGAGAAGCTCCTCTCTGGAAAGGCGTTCATTCCCTTCAATCCGCATTACCCAGACAAACGAGGACAGAAGATACAGCCCTGCCGCAAAGCACAAAAGCCCTGCCGTCCAGACCTGCCGCCTGCCAAATCGCCCCAGAAAAACGGGCAGACCGCCATAGGAAAGCACCTCCAGCGCACAGCCCGTTTTTTCGGCACACGCCTGCAAAAGCTCCAGGCTGTTTCCTGCTGCTTTCATCGTCATGCTGGCACCTTCGCGCGCCACCTCCCATAGATAGACACCGCGATACGCCGCCATATTCATAAAGCGTTCCGCCGAAAAGCCTTTCACCCTTATTTTAACATATCCACATAAATAATACCATAACGCTAGGAACAAAATCCTCCCCCCAATGTCCTGCCCGGATGCTCATTGCAGAAATTCCATTTTTTCCACTCTGCCCGTCACCACCATGCACTCCGCCGAAAGCTGCTTCAGGCAAAGCCTCTGCCCCTCCAGCCGCAGAACCCCTGCCGCCGTGCCGATGCGCACCGTCTCCTCGCTGTATTCCAGAATCCCCTTATAATTTTCTATCGTAACCTCCTCCTGTCCGATAAAGGAAATCAGCGGCAGATGCAGCAGTATTTCCTTCGGCAGCTCCAGTGCCTCTGTCATATTCCTACGAAATCCCATGCCATCACCTCATTTATTCACTTTATGCAAGCAGGGGATAAACTAGAATTTTCTACATGCTTTTCTGCATGCAAAAAGGCAGAGCCTTTGCTCCGCCTTTTCGCTGTGCGCATTCATTTTTTTCAGAGGAACTCTCATGTGAGAGGAACTGCTTCATTTTTGATTGCTGCTCTTTAGTTTTCGATTGCTACCATATCCTCGGGAATGGTGATATTCAGTGCTTCTGCGATGTCAGCATTGTATTTTTCTGTAATGCCATCAGTTACATAGCCGATTGCCATCTGTGCGGGATCTGCGCCGTTTGTCAGAATTTCATAAGCCATTTCCGCTGCCTTTACGCCCAAATCATAGTAGCTGATGGACAGAGTTGCCAGACCACAGCCGCTGCACATGCCTTCTTCACCGGTTACAACAGGAATCCCTGCGGGAACCGCTACGTTCTTTACGATTTCTGTGTTATTTGCGATGGTGTTGTCTGTAGGGATATACAGTGCATCACATTCGCCGACTGCCTTTGTTACAACAGACTGTACCTCGTTGGAATCTGCTGCTGTAAATTCAGCCCATGCAATGCCTTCCTTATCCAGCTCAGCCTCTGCCAGCTTCGCCTGATATGCAGAGTTGGGTTCTGCAGAGCAGTATACGATGCCAACCTTCTTTGTATCGGGAACCAGCTTCATGAGCAGCTGAATCTGCTGATCAACGGGTGCCAGATCGGAAACACCGGTTACATTTCTGCCGGGCTTTTCATTGGAATCAACCACGCCTGCTGTTTTATAGTCTGTTACGGAGGTACCAACGATAGGAATATCCCCTGTTGCCGCTGCTGCCGCCTGCAAAGCTGTGGTTGCGTTTGCCATAATCAAATCAACATCATTGGAAACAAATTTTGTTGCAATCGTGGTGCAGTTTGTCTGCTCGCCCTGTGCGTTCTGATAATCGAATTTTACCTTATCGCCCAGAAGCTCTGTCAGCTTATCCTCAAAGCCCTTTGTTGCCGCATCCAATGCAGGGTGCTCCAGCTGCTGAATGATGCCGACTGTATATGTTTCGCCTGCATCAGCGGAATCGTCTGCCGCATCATTGCCGCCGCAGGCTGTCAATGCCATTGCTGCAGCCATCATTGTGGCTGTCATTTTCATCCATTTTTTCATAAGAATCTCTCCCTTTTTCCTCAGTTTCCCCTTTCGGGTTTTGCTTTATTACATGCACGCATATCCGCGTCACACTGTTAAAGTCATTATAGCACTCAAATCTTCAATGTCAAGCATAATCCTCCCTTTTTTGCAAGTATTTTGTATACCTGTATCCGCCGTCCGCGCACAAAAAAAGGACACATCCTATAGAGTGTCCTTTTTGTTTTTTCTGTTTTCAAATCAGCCGAGCAAAGCACGGTCGTTTGCAAATTCCTTGCCGCTGGCAACGGTGAACTGATGCAGCAGGTCATCAACGGTCAGGTTTTTCTTTTCCTCTCCCTTGATGTCCAGAATAATCTTGCCGTCCCACATCATAATCAGACGGTTGCCATGCACAATGGCATCCTTCATGTTATGCGTTACCATCAGCGCAGTCAGGTTATGCTCCGCAATAATCTTATCGGAAAGCTCCAGAACCTTCGCCGCTGTTTTAGGGTCCAGTGCCGCGGTATGCTCATCGAGCAGGAGCAGCTTGGGCTTTTTCAGCGTTGCCATCAGAAGGGTCAGTG harbors:
- a CDS encoding sporulation protein YqfD — protein: MFLALWYYLCGYVKIRVKGFSAERFMNMAAYRGVYLWEVAREGASMTMKAAGNSLELLQACAEKTGCALEVLSYGGLPVFLGRFGRRQVWTAGLLCFAAGLYLLSSFVWVMRIEGNERLSREELLSACREMGLYPGVRKRSVDTQAVTNGLLEDFADISWVSVGIHGTDATIRLAETIEGVEIIDKETPCDIVASTDGVILQITAERGTPLVAAGDVVKKGDVLISSALTIGLEGEEQHTAYTAAEGTVTARIWRRLTEELPLQYEEAVYSGEERKNHSLLFSGRELDILHPDSDVQWERELLSEKTLGLGDRKLPLTWRMECWRAYETVQKTRTVAEAKTLLEEKLRKNAENLLSSYGTIEDIQIRYEVYANSVRADAEVTMAERIEEKRQNIETENQNEEKEQENANEL
- a CDS encoding ABC transporter substrate-binding protein, with amino-acid sequence MKKWMKMTATMMAAAMALTACGGNDAADDSADAGETYTVGIIQQLEHPALDAATKGFEDKLTELLGDKVKFDYQNAQGEQTNCTTIATKFVSNDVDLIMANATTALQAAAAATGDIPIVGTSVTDYKTAGVVDSNEKPGRNVTGVSDLAPVDQQIQLLMKLVPDTKKVGIVYCSAEPNSAYQAKLAEAELDKEGIAWAEFTAADSNEVQSVVTKAVGECDALYIPTDNTIANNTEIVKNVAVPAGIPVVTGEEGMCSGCGLATLSISYYDLGVKAAEMAYEILTNGADPAQMAIGYVTDGITEKYNADIAEALNITIPEDMVAIEN
- the yqfC gene encoding sporulation protein YqfC, translating into MGFRRNMTEALELPKEILLHLPLISFIGQEEVTIENYKGILEYSEETVRIGTAAGVLRLEGQRLCLKQLSAECMVVTGRVEKMEFLQ
- a CDS encoding PhoH family protein — translated: MSFERTIQMENHIILPVFGQFDANIKKIEKACGVSIVNRGDDVKISGEEKDVHKAWNILHSLVALVKKGEEITEQNLEYFISSAEETDLRELEKMYDDLICITVNGRPLKPKTLGQKKYVDLIKNNTIVFGIGPAGTGKTYLAMAMAITAFKNNEVNRIILTRPAIEAGEKLGFLPGDLQQKVDPYLRPLYDALYEIMGAENFMKNMEKGLIEVAPLAYMRGRTLDNAFIVLDEAQNTTPEQMKMFLTRIGYGSKAVITGDVTQIDLTEGKRSGLMEATRILSGIEGIGQITLTNKDVVRHPLVQKIILAYEKFENRKRGEQDGKKERRIPHK